One genomic window of Staphylococcus hsinchuensis includes the following:
- the nfsA gene encoding oxygen-insensitive NADPH nitroreductase yields the protein MTDHVYNLLKKHHSVRKFKSEPVPDDHIERMVEAGQSASTSSYLQTYSIVGVRDPKIKEDLQEVSGQPYVVDNGYLLVFVLDYYRHSIINEDTEENMETSFESAEGLLVGSIDVALVAQNIAATAEDMGYGIVYLGSLRNDVARVKEVLNLPDYTFPLFGMALGVPADDEAGSPKPRLPLDHVFHLDQYNTDKEQQRKAIESYDQTVSDYYNQRTNGQRTEKWSTQISNFMSSKQRLDMLNHLNNAGFIKR from the coding sequence ATGACTGATCATGTTTACAATTTATTGAAAAAGCATCACTCAGTAAGGAAATTTAAGAGTGAACCCGTTCCTGATGATCATATTGAGCGTATGGTTGAAGCAGGACAAAGTGCTTCAACATCAAGCTACTTACAAACTTATTCAATTGTAGGTGTAAGAGACCCTAAGATAAAAGAGGATCTTCAAGAAGTATCAGGCCAACCTTATGTCGTAGATAATGGTTATCTGCTTGTTTTTGTGTTGGATTATTATAGACACAGTATTATCAATGAAGATACTGAAGAGAATATGGAGACATCATTTGAATCGGCTGAAGGCTTATTAGTAGGTAGTATCGATGTAGCATTAGTGGCACAAAATATTGCAGCCACTGCAGAAGATATGGGTTATGGTATCGTCTATCTTGGCTCACTTAGAAATGATGTGGCAAGAGTGAAGGAAGTCTTAAATTTACCAGATTATACTTTCCCTCTATTCGGTATGGCATTAGGTGTACCTGCTGATGATGAAGCAGGCTCACCGAAGCCACGTTTACCTTTAGACCATGTATTTCATTTAGATCAATACAATACAGACAAAGAACAACAACGCAAAGCAATCGAATCGTATGACCAAACTGTTAGCGACTATTATAACCAACGTACAAATGGTCAAAGAACTGAAAAATGGTCTACTCAAATATCTAATTTCATGAGTTCTAAACAGAGATTAGACATGTTAAATCACTTAAACAATGCCGGATTTATCAAACGCTAG